The proteins below are encoded in one region of Lentisphaerota bacterium:
- a CDS encoding GxxExxY protein, with translation MRTINDLCDRVRETAYAIHVYHGHGHLEKVYENALTHRLRKAGLDVRQQYPLQVLDDDGTPIGDYYADLLINDCLIVEIKAAKTLADEHVAQLLGYLKSTRLEHGLLINFGSYKFAIKKYALTAKRIEPPHNADPSLSANSQGN, from the coding sequence ATGAGAACGATCAATGATTTGTGCGATAGGGTTCGTGAGACGGCCTACGCCATTCATGTCTACCACGGTCACGGTCACTTGGAGAAGGTCTACGAGAATGCTCTGACCCATCGGTTGCGCAAGGCGGGCTTGGACGTGAGGCAGCAGTATCCCCTACAGGTACTTGACGATGATGGAACCCCCATCGGCGACTACTACGCCGATCTTCTAATCAACGACTGCCTGATTGTCGAGATCAAAGCCGCCAAGACGCTTGCCGACGAGCATGTGGCGCAACTGCTTGGCTATCTGAAATCCACCCGCCTTGAGCATGGTCTGTTGATCAACTTCGGCTCCTACAAGTTCGCCATCAAGAAATACGCACTGACAGCAAAGAGAATCGAACCGCCACACAACGCTGACCCTTCTCTTTCGGCCAACTCACAGGGGAATTGA